The Bacillales bacterium genome contains the following window.
ATTTTCAGGGCAAAGCTGTACACGACGTTCACATAACGGTCATACAACGTCTCTAACGCCGAACGTTGACGATCGCGAATCAATGCCATTAATTGTTGATCGCTCTTCTCGTTCATCGCATACCTCCGCCCCGGTCTCGTTTCGTTCATTATACCTTAATAATCCATGCCTTCCTTTGCCGAAAACTCGGTTTCGGCATTGACGATGTACCAAACGCCTTTTACGCCTTGCCCTTTGACGTCACCCTTCTTTTTGTCCGGTGTGAAGTAATATAACGGATAGCCTTTATAAGTGATTTGTTCCTTGCCGGTATCCTCGCGAGTGATCGTTCCGAAATCGGAAGCTTTGAACCCTTCAGGCACCTTCGGATGACTTCCGTACAAAGGCGGCCATGCCTCTAAACATTGATCTTTGCAATAGCTTTCGCCCGGTTCGTCTTTCGTGAAATAATATAACGTCATCCCTTTGCCGTCCGCCAAATAATCGCCGATTTCATCGTTATGCAGCAGCTGAAGCGTCACGTCGTAAGTATCCGATTGTCCGTTCGAAGTCCCTTGGCTGCCGCAAGCCGCCAACACCAACACCAATCCCGCCAAAATGAGTGCAGACCAAACAAATCGTTGCTTCATGTCGAAAATGCCTCCTTATGTTTCGTTTTATAAAGGTAACGACGTGATTCGGCGATCGGTTTGATTTTTTTTTTATAAAATTGAGGCAAGGGGTACCAGCTGTTTCCCCTTCGATTCGAGAATGATCCGTTTGCCTAATAAAAAAACCCGGGTTTTCCCCGGGTCAAAATGAAGCAAGCTGCTGCAAAAGATTCGAAAGCTCGTTTTTACGGTTCTCCAGTTCCTGCGGATCGACGTCCGTTGATAAAACCGCCAGCTCTCCTTCGAAATGTTCGTTTGTTCGGCTGCTGAGGCGGTCTTTTAAAGCCTCGACCGCGGCGGCGAACTGTGTTGGATACGTTTCTTTCAGTGTCGTTTCCGACATGGACAAATAGCCGGAAACGGGAGCTTGCAATCGACCTTGCAATTCGTCGTGAAGCTTTCGCCGACCCTCTTTTTCAAAGAACTGTTTTGTGTTCTTGAAATAACCGGCCAGGTCTTGATAACTCGTCAAATCAAGGGTTTCAAGCTCATTTTCGAATTTCGGCGTTCGGTATTCCGGGGATTCCGCCTCAGGCAAGAAAGCCTTCCCCGTCCGCCGTTCTGTTTCTTCCGTTATTTTCGCGCCAACCGTTTTCAACGCTTTCGTCGAGAATGCCTCGATCCGCAAAGCGGTCGCGCGCATCTCTTGCGCGAGGTCGAAACCGATCCGTTCGATTAATTCGGCAACACCGTCCATGACCGCCTGCTTCTTGTTTTCCGTCAAATCCGACAACGCCGCGGGACTGAAAGACTCTTTGAACATATCGTGATAACGCAAGAACACGCGTTCATTCACGTAGTGAATGAGCTGACTAATTTCTTGTTCGATCGATTGAAGCGCTGCTTTTGCCTCGCTGTCTTTAATGATCTGCAGAACCTCTCGACGGGAAGCCTCCGCCTGTTCGCGTTTTTGCGCTCGTACGCTTTCGTCTTCACGGGAAGCGGAAAGATAAGCGTTGACCGTTTCCATGGCCCGGCGCACGTCGCCGGCCGCTTCTTTGATCGCGACATTCGTCAATTCACCCATTGAAAAGCGGAAGAAATCATGTTCAAACGCGGCAATGCCCGAATCTCCCGCGGGATGATCCGTTTTTTCCTTGATTGCAAGCTTGCTCGAAACCGGATAGATCCGCGGATGGCGGATGCCGTGCGTCAACAAGTTAGACTCGATGTAATCAACGACCGTTCGAAGCTCTTCGTCAGAAGAAGCGAGATCTGCCGCATTGACGACGAAAAACATTTTATCCATCGCAAATGAATCTTTCACGCGCCCGAGTTGGATCAAAAACTCCCGGTCCGCACGCGAAAACGCATGGTTATAATACGTGACGAACAAGACAGCGTCAGCATTCTTGATGTAATCAAATGCCACACCTGTATGGCGCGCGTTGATCGAATCCGCGCCAGGCGTATCAACGAGCGTAATGCCTTGCCGCGTCAGCGGACAGTCGTAATACAGCTCAATTGATTCGACCATGCACGCCTTCTCTTCATTGGCGACACGCTCATGAAATTCCCTCAAGTCGACCAGCTGCTCCTTGCCAAGTTCGTCCCCGAACTCGCGCAAGCCTTGAGCAACCGCCAGCAAAAACGAGAGCTGGCGCACGCGGTCACCGCTGCGGTTGTGATCGTCAATACCTGCCAACGCTTGCGGAAGCTCGTTAAGCCCATTGACGGTCAAAGCGAACGGCTTGAGCGCCCTCCGCACGTCCGCCAGCAAATCCGCTTCCGCCTTCAGCTGAATCCGCGCCGTTCCGTGCCGATGCGTCTCATCGACCGGCGAAATCTTGTTAATCGCCGCCGTCGTCGGATTCGGCGACACCGGCAGCACCGACTCGCCGATCAGCGCATTCGCGAACGACGACTTCCCCGCACTGAACGCCCCAAACAGCGCAACCGTAAACCGGTTGCACTCCAACCGCTCCGCCCGGCTTCGCATCTCCGCGGCTGCGCCGCCCAGCCCTCGCACCGCCCCGGCTGCCGCCGCGGCCCGCTCCAACACCGCCGCGGCCTGCAGCCGCCGCTCGCGAAAAGCCGCCGCCCCTCCGGCTGCCGCCGGCACCGGGGCGTCCTTCGCCTCCACCCGCCCGCCGCCTCTCGGCGGCGGCGTTGGCGCCGGCTCACGCGGCGCTCGCGCTTCCGCCTCCCGGATCTCACGATCCGGGAGCGCGGCCAGCGCTTCGCGCGCCGCAGCCTCATCCACCTCGCCGGACAACACGGACAGCCATTCCGTCCGGCGAGTTTCGGCTTCTTGCTCAAGCGCTCTTCTTCTCCGGCTCTGCTCGACTTGCGCGTCGAGCGCCGAAAGGCGAACGCGCAGCGCTTCAAGTTCAGGCTGCGCCTGAACTTGAAGGAGCCGGCGCCCCTCTTCGAGCTTTTCGTTGACGGCGCGCAAATAAAGCCGCTGAATCGCCTCGGCCACCTTTTCGCTGTAGTTCAAGACGTAGCGGTCATTAAACGTCGCGCCCGGCTCGATTTGCTCTTTCAGCAGCCGCGGCTCAAGCGTCACTTTGATATCGTAAATCGCCGCCGAAAAAGCTTCATCGCGAATGTCAAACGACCGGGCCAATTTCGCAAGCCCTTCTTTCACTTGCCAGTCGAGCGTTTCGACCGCCGCGGAAACTTTTTCAAAAAAAAGCGTCAACCGCTGCTCGCGTGCTTGTTCCGTTTTCTTTTTCGCTCCAAACAAGCCGACTTTGAAATCCGCTTGCGCCGATTCCAAATACGCACGACCCGCTTCACGCGTCTCATAAGGCATCAAGATCGCCGACTGGATCGTCTTCTTCAATTCCTTTTGCGCCTCTTCGAAAAACGTGTCCGGGTGATTTTCAAGCGTGTCTATCTTTGCGTGGAGCGCTTCCCATTCAGCCTGCGCGGACGCAGAATCGTCAGCGTGTTCACTGTCACTTTTATTTGAATCAAGGAGCGCCTCCGCATGCTCTTCAATGAGCCGCCGGGCCTCGGTTTCCGCGTTTTCAATCAACAACGCTTCGCGACTTCCGGCAAACCCATCAATGTATTCGCGCAAGCGGCTGATTTCGTTCTCCGGATGGTCCAATGCCCCGAGCGATGTGTAAAAAATGTGTTCAAACCCGAGTTCGCGTTCCTGCAAAGCTGTTTCGATCGTTTGTCGATAAGCCGAAAACGGCAGTTCTCCGTCTTGATGCTTGTCGATTTGGTTGACGACGAGCACCGTCCGTTTGTTCAGCGCCTTCAGCTGCTGCCAAAACGCGAAATTCACCTCAGAGAGCACATGGTTGTAATCCGTCACGTAAAAAATAACATCCGCCAAGTGCAGCGCCGATTCCGTGGATATCCGGTGGGCATCATCGGTCGAATCCACGCCGGGTGTGTCGAGAACCGCCGTACCCGTAGGCAAACGATCGATCGGGTGGCTGATTTCGATTGAATGGATGTCGTTGTCGCGCGCATAGTTGTGCAGCTGATCGACATCGTACGGATAAGCAAACTGCACCGCTGTTTCGTCATGAAAAAAGACCCGCGCGTAAGCGGAATCCCGTGCGCAAACCTTCACTAAGTTGGCCGATGTCGGGATGGGACTCGACGGCAGCAAATCCTCACCCGTCAAATGGTTGATCATCGTCGATTTGCCTGCGGAAAAGTGGCCGCAAAAGCCGAAGGCGAATTCGGATTGTTCCACCTTCCGCGCAAGGCTGGCAAGCTTGGCGGCATTCGCCTCGTCGCCAGCGTCAACAAATTTTTTTCGCAAAACGGTCAGTTTCCTGAACAGCTCGGTTTTCCGTGAAGCCGGCAGCGTCGTGAGTTCGGAAGTCATTTCAATACCCCTTGAACGATAATTGTAGTCATTCCATTCCCCATCATACTAAAGGGTTGAGCCATCCGCCAGTGATCGGCATTTAAAGCCGTATCACCCTTGAACTCGGCAAACATTCGGTTTCTCAATCAAGCCCGCCAAGGCGGCCGGTTATAATTTGCCGGCATGTGGTGAAAATAGAGACGAGGTGACGGTCATGCTGCATTTTCTTGCCAACTACATTTGGACACCGATTGCGGTGTTTGCCGCCGGTTACGTGATCATTCGATTTATGGGGAAAAAAGCGGTCGCGGAGATGACCGGCTTTGAATTGCTTGCCGTTCTTGTCGTAGGAACGACCATTTCGGAACCGGTCGTGACGAAAAAACTCGGGAGTGCCATTTATTTTTCGGCGGCGATTGCCCTCTTGTATTTGGCTTTCTCTTACTTGAATTTGAACAATCGGATAAAAAAATGGATCGATCCCCGTCCGACGGTGCTCGTGCGCGGCGGCGACATTGATAAAACCGGGTTGAAAAAAGCGAAAATGACCGTCGAAGAATTGAACGCCCAACTGCGCAGCAAAGGCGTCGCCAACGTCTCCGACGTCGAACTCGCTGCCCTCGAACAAATCGGAAAATTCACGGTCATCCCGAAGTCGGACAAGCGGCCGCTGCAACCGTCCGATCGACAATTATCCCCGCCGCCGACATTCATTCCGATTCCTCTTGTCGTGGACGGATCGATTCTCGACTACAATTTGCGGTATCTCGGCAAGGACCGCCAATGGCTCATGGAACAACTCGCCGGCAAAAACATTTCCGCAGACAACTTGAACACCGTTACACTGGCCGTTTACAACGAATACGGCGCCGTGCAAGTAGACAACGAAGACCAAACCGACCATAGCAGCGGAACGTACAATTACAAACCCGGGCATAC
Protein-coding sequences here:
- a CDS encoding dynamin family protein; amino-acid sequence: MTSELTTLPASRKTELFRKLTVLRKKFVDAGDEANAAKLASLARKVEQSEFAFGFCGHFSAGKSTMINHLTGEDLLPSSPIPTSANLVKVCARDSAYARVFFHDETAVQFAYPYDVDQLHNYARDNDIHSIEISHPIDRLPTGTAVLDTPGVDSTDDAHRISTESALHLADVIFYVTDYNHVLSEVNFAFWQQLKALNKRTVLVVNQIDKHQDGELPFSAYRQTIETALQERELGFEHIFYTSLGALDHPENEISRLREYIDGFAGSREALLIENAETEARRLIEEHAEALLDSNKSDSEHADDSASAQAEWEALHAKIDTLENHPDTFFEEAQKELKKTIQSAILMPYETREAGRAYLESAQADFKVGLFGAKKKTEQAREQRLTLFFEKVSAAVETLDWQVKEGLAKLARSFDIRDEAFSAAIYDIKVTLEPRLLKEQIEPGATFNDRYVLNYSEKVAEAIQRLYLRAVNEKLEEGRRLLQVQAQPELEALRVRLSALDAQVEQSRRRRALEQEAETRRTEWLSVLSGEVDEAAAREALAALPDREIREAEARAPREPAPTPPPRGGGRVEAKDAPVPAAAGGAAAFRERRLQAAAVLERAAAAAGAVRGLGGAAAEMRSRAERLECNRFTVALFGAFSAGKSSFANALIGESVLPVSPNPTTAAINKISPVDETHRHGTARIQLKAEADLLADVRRALKPFALTVNGLNELPQALAGIDDHNRSGDRVRQLSFLLAVAQGLREFGDELGKEQLVDLREFHERVANEEKACMVESIELYYDCPLTRQGITLVDTPGADSINARHTGVAFDYIKNADAVLFVTYYNHAFSRADREFLIQLGRVKDSFAMDKMFFVVNAADLASSDEELRTVVDYIESNLLTHGIRHPRIYPVSSKLAIKEKTDHPAGDSGIAAFEHDFFRFSMGELTNVAIKEAAGDVRRAMETVNAYLSASREDESVRAQKREQAEASRREVLQIIKDSEAKAALQSIEQEISQLIHYVNERVFLRYHDMFKESFSPAALSDLTENKKQAVMDGVAELIERIGFDLAQEMRATALRIEAFSTKALKTVGAKITEETERRTGKAFLPEAESPEYRTPKFENELETLDLTSYQDLAGYFKNTKQFFEKEGRRKLHDELQGRLQAPVSGYLSMSETTLKETYPTQFAAAVEALKDRLSSRTNEHFEGELAVLSTDVDPQELENRKNELSNLLQQLASF
- a CDS encoding DUF421 domain-containing protein: MLHFLANYIWTPIAVFAAGYVIIRFMGKKAVAEMTGFELLAVLVVGTTISEPVVTKKLGSAIYFSAAIALLYLAFSYLNLNNRIKKWIDPRPTVLVRGGDIDKTGLKKAKMTVEELNAQLRSKGVANVSDVELAALEQIGKFTVIPKSDKRPLQPSDRQLSPPPTFIPIPLVVDGSILDYNLRYLGKDRQWLMEQLAGKNISADNLNTVTLAVYNEYGAVQVDNEDQTDHSSGTYNYKPGHTDNQ